Within the Arthrobacter sp. V1I7 genome, the region AAAGCCGGCCACAGCGCTTCGCAGAAATAGAACTCGCTGTACGCGCTCTGCCACATCAGGAACCCGGAAAGCCGCTGCTCTCCCGACGTCCGGATCACGAGGTCCGGGTCGGGCTGGCCGCGGGTGTAAAGGAACCGCGAGATGTCGTCGACGCTGAGTTCATCGGCGAGCGTGCCGATGTCGGCGCCGCGGCCGACGGCGTCGTGCAGCAGTTCGCGGACGGCGTCGACAATCTCCCGGCGCCCGCCGTAGCCGACGGCGACATTGACGTGGAGCTTCTCGCGCGCGGGCGTGCGGGCGGTGAGTTTGTTGAGCCGTTCGGCAAGGTAGTCCGGCAGGAGCTCCGGGGCGCCCATGGCATGCACGGAGATCTCGGCGTCCTCGTCCAGCCGGTCCAGGGTGTTGGCGATGATGCCCATCAGCAGGTCGAGTTCTTCGCCGGAACGGTTCATGTTGTCCGTGGAGAGCATGTAGAGCGTGACGACTTTGACTCCGAGTTCCTGGCACCAGCCGAGGAACTCGTGGATCTTGTCGGCACCGGCCTGGTGGCCCTGGCTGGTCGGAGCGTTGAACTGGCGGGCCCACCGCCGGTTGCCGTCCACCATGACACCGATGTGTTTGGGGATCCGCTCCGGGTCAAGGGACCGTTGGAGCCTGCGCTCGTAGAAGCCATAAAGGAACCCGGGCAGTTCCATCCGGCGATTCACCTGGCTTCCTTGAAGTACGACTGCAGTGCACATCCTAGGCTACCTGCCGGACGGCGGCGGCGAGTGCAGGGCGGCCCGATCGCTGCGTCCCAGCGTTTGTTACTAATCAGTAACTTACTAGGCCGTAGGTTATTATGGCGGCATGGAAAGCAACAGTCCGGAGCCCTTGCCGGAGCGCCCGGCGGACCGCAGAACCGCAATGAACGACGCCGCGGTCAGGCTGGCCGAGCTGCTGATGATCAAGCCGAAGTGGCGTGGCTGGATCCACACCGGAACGGCCCCGCTGGCGCTCGCGGCCGGCCTGGTGCTGGTCATCCTGGCCCCCACCCCGGACCTCAAGATTGCTTCCGCCATCTACGCCCTCACCGGGGTACTGCTCTTCGGCATCAGCGCCATCTACCACCGGGGGAACTGGTCGCCGGGCGTCAAGATGGTGCTGAAGCGGCTGGACCACACAAACATCATGCTGGTCATCGCCGGCAGCTACACACCGCTCGCCTGGTCCCTCCTGGACCGGCCAAAGGCCGAACTGCTGCTCTGGGTGATCTGGTCCGGCGCCATCCTGGGCGTGCTGTTCCGCCTGCTGTGGACCAATGCCCCACGCTGGCTCTACGTACCCATCTACATCGCCCTGGGCTGCGGCTCCCTGTTCTACCTGCCGGAATTCTTCGCCGCCAATGCGGCCTCCGCCATCCTGATCTGTGTGGGCGGACTCTTCTACATCACCGGTGCCGTTTTCTACGCCCTGAAGAAGCCGAACTTCAGCTACAAACACTTCGGCTTCCACGAGCTGTTCCACGCCCTTACGGTGTTTGCCTTTGCCGCGCACTACATCGCGATTGCCATCGCCGTCCTCAGCTGATCCCCGGAGCCGACAGCCTCCGCTGCACCCGAAGCAACATCCCAGCGCCGCGGTCAGAGTTCCAGGCCCGCAGCGCCGCGGCGGTCAGCTCCGGCCAGACATCCCTGATGAAGGGCGCCCCGCCATCGCCGCCAGGCGTTCCCGCACCGCACCGGCGGACCCGACGGGACGTTCGCAGACCATCCCCCGGCAGAGGAACACCTGCGGCGAGCCGTCCGGGGCGGGTTCCCGGTCCCGCAGCAGCGGCACGGAGGGCTCGGCGTCGGCGGTATCCTGGACGGCGATCACGAGTCCGGGGCTCGGTGCGAGCAGCAGTTCCCGGTGCAGCGCCGCCCGCTCCGGTGTGTCCGGGCCGGCCACGGCGGCCTCCACCGGACCGGCGAGCGCGGCCTGCGCCGTCGCGAGCAGCCAGCCGGCCACGCGGGGCGCCCGGGCCGCCAGCGGCGGCAGGAGTTCAAGGATATTGCCGGCCAAGGCCCGGTGCCGGCTGGAGCCGGACAGCGCCGAGTAGGACAGCAGCACCCCGGCGAACGCGGCGGCGCCACTGGGGGCGGCGTTGTCGAACGGATCCAGCGCCGCCCGCCCGCCCTGGGCGTTCAGCACCTGGCCCGACTCCCCGGCAGTGTCGTGCAGGGCCCCGTCCGCAACGAACCGGGAGCAGGCAGCGGCAATCAGGTCCTCGGCCAGGCGGTACCAGTGCGCCTGCCCCGTGACGGAGTGAAGGGCGAGCAGTCCTTCAGCGCAGAAGGCGTAGTCCTCCAGCAGGCCGCCGATGCCGCGCGCCGCCCCGTCGTGGGAGACCCGCACCAGGCTGCCCGGCATGTCCCCCTCGCCCGCGCTCCAGTGCACCCGTTCGAGGTAC harbors:
- a CDS encoding isoprenyl transferase, which codes for MELPGFLYGFYERRLQRSLDPERIPKHIGVMVDGNRRWARQFNAPTSQGHQAGADKIHEFLGWCQELGVKVVTLYMLSTDNMNRSGEELDLLMGIIANTLDRLDEDAEISVHAMGAPELLPDYLAERLNKLTARTPAREKLHVNVAVGYGGRREIVDAVRELLHDAVGRGADIGTLADELSVDDISRFLYTRGQPDPDLVIRTSGEQRLSGFLMWQSAYSEFYFCEALWPAFRKVDFLRALRDYAGRQRRFGS
- a CDS encoding hemolysin III family protein, which codes for MNDAAVRLAELLMIKPKWRGWIHTGTAPLALAAGLVLVILAPTPDLKIASAIYALTGVLLFGISAIYHRGNWSPGVKMVLKRLDHTNIMLVIAGSYTPLAWSLLDRPKAELLLWVIWSGAILGVLFRLLWTNAPRWLYVPIYIALGCGSLFYLPEFFAANAASAILICVGGLFYITGAVFYALKKPNFSYKHFGFHELFHALTVFAFAAHYIAIAIAVLS